The genome window GCCTTTGGATGCTTCCTCCAGCAGTTTGTCATCCAGCATGGATTCAAAAATTTCATTTCCCATGTCATTTGGCAGAAGCCCTGACTTCGGAACAGTCGCCTTCATTTCCTTGTACATCATGTTCAGCAGAATGCCTTCAAAGTCTTTACAGACCTTTTTTAACTGCTGTTCATCCTTTTGGTCCATAGC of Spirochaetota bacterium contains these proteins:
- a CDS encoding rod-binding protein, which produces MEISGINGNINKNTIENAKNKATDSDFEKSLQRAMDQKDEQQLKKVCKDFEGILLNMMYKEMKATVPKSGLLPNDMGNEIFESMLDDKLLEEASKG